In Bufo gargarizans isolate SCDJY-AF-19 chromosome 6, ASM1485885v1, whole genome shotgun sequence, a single genomic region encodes these proteins:
- the LOC122940874 gene encoding heterogeneous nuclear ribonucleoprotein H3-like isoform X2: MSDECIVRVRGLPWSCTCEEVLEFFSDCGIADGVGGIHFTTSKEGRPSGEAFIVLETEDDLKKALEKDRKYMGHRYIEVFKSNNTEMEWVLKHNSSDGESETDGTVRLRGLPFGCSKEEIVQFFSGLRILPNGITLTMDYQGRSTGEAFVQFASKEIAENALGKHKERIGHRYIEIFKSSRSEIRSSYDPPRRMMGGQQRPGPYDRPMGGRGAYYGGAGRGNMYDRMRGSGGYGGGYGGFEEYSGYNNFGYGADGFDDRLRESRGIPQGYPGAGDASSGFHSGHFVHMRGLPFRATESDIANFFSPLTPIRVHIDIGADGRATGEADVEFATHEDAVAAMSKDKNNMQHRYIELFLNSTAGGGAGMGAGMGAGMGTGMGCYGREALDGAGYGAVGRMGMTGNYSGCYANPDGLGGYGRGNSGNSGGYFGQHEGMNTAGWRGLY, from the exons ATGTCAGACGAATGCATCGTGAGAGTCCGAGGACTGCCGTGGTCCTGCACTTGCGAGGAGGTGCTGGAGTTTTTCTCAG ACTGCGGTATTGCGGATGGAGTGGGCGGCATTCACTTCACAACGTCCAAGGAAGGCCGTCCTAGTGGCGAAGCCTTTATCGTACTGGAAACAGAGGACGATCTCAAGAAAGCATTGGAGAAAGACCGCAAATACATGGGCCACAGGTACATTGAAG TTTTTAAATCAAACAACACTGAAATGGAGTGGGTTCTGAAACACAATTCCAGTGACGGGGAGTCTGAGACCGACGGCACGGTCCGACTCCGTGGTCTTCCATTTGGCTGCAGCAAGGAAGAAATTGTGCAGTTTTTCTCAG GGTTGAGAATCCTGCCAAATGGGATAACATTGACGATGGACTACCAGGGGAGAAGCACAGGGGAGGCCTTCGTGCAGTTTGCTTCAAAGGAGATAGCAGAAAATGCTCTGGGGAAACACAAGGAAAGAATAGGGCACAG ATACATTGAAATCTTTAAAAGCAGCAGAAGTGAAATCAGATCATCGTATGATCCACCCAGAAGGATGATGGGGGGGCAGCAGCGCCCTGGCCCGTATGACAGGCCAATGGGAGGTCGTGGTGCTTATTACGGAGGAGCTGGCCGTGGTAACATGTATGATCGCATGCGTGGTAGTGGAGGTTATGGGGGTG GTTATGGAGGATTTGAGGAGTACAGTGGGTACAACAACTTTGGTTATGGGGCAGATGGTTTTGACGATCGACTCAGAGAAAGCAGAG GTATTCCCCAAGGTTACCCTGGAGCTGGAGATGCAAGCTCAGGTTTTCACAGCGGGCACTTTGTTCATATGCGCGGCTTACCATTCCGTGCCACTGAAAGCGACATTGCCAAT TTCTTCTCCCCACTTACACCAATCAGAGTTCATATTGACATTGGAGCAGATGGTAGGGCCACCGGAGAAGCTGATGTTGAATTTGCAACCCATGAAGATGCTGTAGCAGCCATGTCAAAAGACAAAAACAATATGC AGCATCGGTATATTGAGTTGTTCCTGAATTCAACAGCTGGTGGTGGTGCTGGAATGGGCGCAGGCATGGGCGCGGGCATGGGTACAGGAATGGGATGTTACGGTCGGGAAGCTCTAG ATGGCGCAGGATATGGTGCTGTAGGGAGAATGGGAATGACGGGCAACTACAGTGGATGTTATGCTAACCCTGATGGTCTCGGTGGTTATG GAAGGGGGAATTCTGGAAACAGTGGGGGCTACTTTGGACAGCATGAGGGCATGAACACAGCTGGATGGCGTGGACTATATTAA
- the LOC122940874 gene encoding heterogeneous nuclear ribonucleoprotein H3-like isoform X3 codes for MSDECIVRVRGLPWSCTCEEVLEFFSDCGIADGVGGIHFTTSKEGRPSGEAFIVLETEDDLKKALEKDRKYMGHRYIEVFKSNNTEMEWVLKHNSSDGESETDGTVRLRGLPFGCSKEEIVQFFSGLRILPNGITLTMDYQGRSTGEAFVQFASKEIAENALGKHKERIGHRYIEIFKSSRSEIRSSYDPPRRMMGGQQRPGPYDRPMGGRGAYYGGAGRGNMYDRMRGSGGYGGGYGGFEEYSGYNNFGYGADGFDDRLRESRGMSEGGIPQGYPGAGDASSGFHSGHFVHMRGLPFRATESDIANFFSPLTPIRVHIDIGADGRATGEADVEFATHEDAVAAMSKDKNNMQHRYIELFLNSTAGGGAGMGAGMGAGMGTGMGCYGREALDGAGYGAVGRMGMTGNYSGCYANPDGLGGYGNEGGILETVGATLDSMRA; via the exons ATGTCAGACGAATGCATCGTGAGAGTCCGAGGACTGCCGTGGTCCTGCACTTGCGAGGAGGTGCTGGAGTTTTTCTCAG ACTGCGGTATTGCGGATGGAGTGGGCGGCATTCACTTCACAACGTCCAAGGAAGGCCGTCCTAGTGGCGAAGCCTTTATCGTACTGGAAACAGAGGACGATCTCAAGAAAGCATTGGAGAAAGACCGCAAATACATGGGCCACAGGTACATTGAAG TTTTTAAATCAAACAACACTGAAATGGAGTGGGTTCTGAAACACAATTCCAGTGACGGGGAGTCTGAGACCGACGGCACGGTCCGACTCCGTGGTCTTCCATTTGGCTGCAGCAAGGAAGAAATTGTGCAGTTTTTCTCAG GGTTGAGAATCCTGCCAAATGGGATAACATTGACGATGGACTACCAGGGGAGAAGCACAGGGGAGGCCTTCGTGCAGTTTGCTTCAAAGGAGATAGCAGAAAATGCTCTGGGGAAACACAAGGAAAGAATAGGGCACAG ATACATTGAAATCTTTAAAAGCAGCAGAAGTGAAATCAGATCATCGTATGATCCACCCAGAAGGATGATGGGGGGGCAGCAGCGCCCTGGCCCGTATGACAGGCCAATGGGAGGTCGTGGTGCTTATTACGGAGGAGCTGGCCGTGGTAACATGTATGATCGCATGCGTGGTAGTGGAGGTTATGGGGGTG GTTATGGAGGATTTGAGGAGTACAGTGGGTACAACAACTTTGGTTATGGGGCAGATGGTTTTGACGATCGACTCAGAGAAAGCAGAGGTATGTCCGAAGGAG GTATTCCCCAAGGTTACCCTGGAGCTGGAGATGCAAGCTCAGGTTTTCACAGCGGGCACTTTGTTCATATGCGCGGCTTACCATTCCGTGCCACTGAAAGCGACATTGCCAAT TTCTTCTCCCCACTTACACCAATCAGAGTTCATATTGACATTGGAGCAGATGGTAGGGCCACCGGAGAAGCTGATGTTGAATTTGCAACCCATGAAGATGCTGTAGCAGCCATGTCAAAAGACAAAAACAATATGC AGCATCGGTATATTGAGTTGTTCCTGAATTCAACAGCTGGTGGTGGTGCTGGAATGGGCGCAGGCATGGGCGCGGGCATGGGTACAGGAATGGGATGTTACGGTCGGGAAGCTCTAG ATGGCGCAGGATATGGTGCTGTAGGGAGAATGGGAATGACGGGCAACTACAGTGGATGTTATGCTAACCCTGATGGTCTCGGTGGTTATGGTAAT GAAGGGGGAATTCTGGAAACAGTGGGGGCTACTTTGGACAGCATGAGGGCATGA
- the LOC122940874 gene encoding heterogeneous nuclear ribonucleoprotein H3-like isoform X1 encodes MSDECIVRVRGLPWSCTCEEVLEFFSDCGIADGVGGIHFTTSKEGRPSGEAFIVLETEDDLKKALEKDRKYMGHRYIEVFKSNNTEMEWVLKHNSSDGESETDGTVRLRGLPFGCSKEEIVQFFSGLRILPNGITLTMDYQGRSTGEAFVQFASKEIAENALGKHKERIGHRYIEIFKSSRSEIRSSYDPPRRMMGGQQRPGPYDRPMGGRGAYYGGAGRGNMYDRMRGSGGYGGGYGGFEEYSGYNNFGYGADGFDDRLRESRGMSEGGIPQGYPGAGDASSGFHSGHFVHMRGLPFRATESDIANFFSPLTPIRVHIDIGADGRATGEADVEFATHEDAVAAMSKDKNNMQHRYIELFLNSTAGGGAGMGAGMGAGMGTGMGCYGREALDGAGYGAVGRMGMTGNYSGCYANPDGLGGYGRGNSGNSGGYFGQHEGMNTAGWRGLY; translated from the exons ATGTCAGACGAATGCATCGTGAGAGTCCGAGGACTGCCGTGGTCCTGCACTTGCGAGGAGGTGCTGGAGTTTTTCTCAG ACTGCGGTATTGCGGATGGAGTGGGCGGCATTCACTTCACAACGTCCAAGGAAGGCCGTCCTAGTGGCGAAGCCTTTATCGTACTGGAAACAGAGGACGATCTCAAGAAAGCATTGGAGAAAGACCGCAAATACATGGGCCACAGGTACATTGAAG TTTTTAAATCAAACAACACTGAAATGGAGTGGGTTCTGAAACACAATTCCAGTGACGGGGAGTCTGAGACCGACGGCACGGTCCGACTCCGTGGTCTTCCATTTGGCTGCAGCAAGGAAGAAATTGTGCAGTTTTTCTCAG GGTTGAGAATCCTGCCAAATGGGATAACATTGACGATGGACTACCAGGGGAGAAGCACAGGGGAGGCCTTCGTGCAGTTTGCTTCAAAGGAGATAGCAGAAAATGCTCTGGGGAAACACAAGGAAAGAATAGGGCACAG ATACATTGAAATCTTTAAAAGCAGCAGAAGTGAAATCAGATCATCGTATGATCCACCCAGAAGGATGATGGGGGGGCAGCAGCGCCCTGGCCCGTATGACAGGCCAATGGGAGGTCGTGGTGCTTATTACGGAGGAGCTGGCCGTGGTAACATGTATGATCGCATGCGTGGTAGTGGAGGTTATGGGGGTG GTTATGGAGGATTTGAGGAGTACAGTGGGTACAACAACTTTGGTTATGGGGCAGATGGTTTTGACGATCGACTCAGAGAAAGCAGAGGTATGTCCGAAGGAG GTATTCCCCAAGGTTACCCTGGAGCTGGAGATGCAAGCTCAGGTTTTCACAGCGGGCACTTTGTTCATATGCGCGGCTTACCATTCCGTGCCACTGAAAGCGACATTGCCAAT TTCTTCTCCCCACTTACACCAATCAGAGTTCATATTGACATTGGAGCAGATGGTAGGGCCACCGGAGAAGCTGATGTTGAATTTGCAACCCATGAAGATGCTGTAGCAGCCATGTCAAAAGACAAAAACAATATGC AGCATCGGTATATTGAGTTGTTCCTGAATTCAACAGCTGGTGGTGGTGCTGGAATGGGCGCAGGCATGGGCGCGGGCATGGGTACAGGAATGGGATGTTACGGTCGGGAAGCTCTAG ATGGCGCAGGATATGGTGCTGTAGGGAGAATGGGAATGACGGGCAACTACAGTGGATGTTATGCTAACCCTGATGGTCTCGGTGGTTATG GAAGGGGGAATTCTGGAAACAGTGGGGGCTACTTTGGACAGCATGAGGGCATGAACACAGCTGGATGGCGTGGACTATATTAA